One genomic window of Mucilaginibacter sp. SJ includes the following:
- a CDS encoding DEAD/DEAH box helicase, whose translation MIFQSATDAIRFISDSQFISYDDSFELSKYCSQLLRNKDEEKYGRDIVIRIRDAWSKLQDNTKPIWNDLTEAAGLYPYLDTQNLSSSALLRYEYHKSPFISDFFLHEEQQHLSVELQSKRAVVVSAPTSFGKSLLIEEVVASCIYEQIVIIQPTLALLDETRKKLLKYRDNYKIIVSTNQVPDEQKRNIFLFTGERVVEYEHFSTVDFFVIDEFYKLSLSRDDDRAIALNQAFNRLLKLTNKFYLLGPMIRNIPLSFKEKFDLVWYPTEFSTVSVDERSLEITGKVKATEKKKQKKESLFNYLSDITDQTLIYCSSPNKATTLGIEFISHLMSHQVNLGIENLMDNQDILEWITQNVNPKWSLIDAINSGVAFHHGALPRHLGSSIVDAFNSGSIRWLFCTSTLIEGVNTSAKNVVLFDKEKGTKQIDFFDYKNIAGRSGRMKKHFIGNVIRFEKQPDQMELFVDIPLFDQENAPLEILVALDEADVDKNVKHRLDAFNNLDDDLKNVLKKNASINIDGQLKIIKLIEDDIKSYRFLLNWSAYPTYDQILAVIELAWNNLLKPGENKADIRSPAHLAVLTIKYSNLKSVSALINDIINDSYYVSLYPEEQKRINTMAFFILNITRHWFDYKLPKWISVISDLQEYVLKKNNMPFGNYSFFASSLEHTFLPASLAALMEYDIPVSAINKLRRFLNENLSPETLINQCNRMTDEALKSRGLINYEIKKIRNAF comes from the coding sequence ATGATATTTCAATCCGCCACAGATGCTATCAGATTTATATCGGATTCACAATTTATTAGTTACGACGACAGTTTTGAGCTGTCAAAATATTGCTCTCAATTACTTCGTAATAAAGATGAAGAAAAGTATGGGCGTGATATTGTTATTAGAATACGTGATGCCTGGTCAAAATTACAGGATAATACCAAACCTATCTGGAATGATTTGACCGAAGCGGCAGGTCTCTATCCGTATTTAGACACTCAAAATTTATCATCCAGTGCATTATTGCGCTATGAATATCATAAATCCCCGTTTATAAGTGACTTTTTTTTACATGAGGAACAACAACATTTATCTGTAGAACTACAAAGTAAAAGAGCCGTTGTTGTAAGTGCTCCAACAAGTTTTGGAAAAAGTCTACTGATCGAGGAGGTCGTTGCTAGTTGTATTTATGAACAGATTGTAATTATTCAACCAACTTTAGCGCTATTGGATGAAACACGAAAAAAACTTTTGAAATATCGGGACAACTATAAAATTATTGTATCAACCAACCAAGTCCCTGACGAGCAGAAACGGAACATATTCCTATTTACCGGCGAGCGGGTAGTGGAATATGAACATTTTAGTACTGTAGATTTTTTTGTTATTGATGAGTTTTATAAGTTAAGCCTGAGTCGGGATGACGATAGAGCAATAGCGCTAAATCAGGCCTTCAACAGATTACTTAAACTTACAAACAAATTTTATTTGCTCGGGCCAATGATTCGGAATATCCCCTTATCATTTAAAGAAAAGTTTGATTTAGTTTGGTATCCTACAGAATTTTCAACGGTTTCTGTTGATGAGCGTAGTCTCGAAATTACTGGAAAAGTCAAAGCCACTGAAAAGAAGAAACAAAAGAAGGAGAGCTTGTTCAATTACTTATCGGATATAACTGATCAAACGCTAATTTACTGTTCATCACCCAATAAAGCGACGACTCTCGGGATAGAGTTTATTTCTCATTTAATGTCACACCAAGTAAACTTGGGAATTGAGAATTTAATGGACAATCAGGATATACTTGAATGGATTACGCAGAATGTTAATCCTAAATGGTCTCTCATCGATGCAATAAATTCTGGTGTTGCATTTCATCATGGGGCATTGCCGCGACATTTGGGCAGCTCAATAGTAGATGCTTTCAATTCCGGATCTATTAGATGGCTTTTCTGCACTTCAACATTAATCGAAGGCGTAAATACATCCGCAAAAAATGTAGTTCTTTTTGATAAAGAAAAGGGAACTAAGCAAATAGATTTTTTTGACTATAAAAACATAGCTGGTAGGTCAGGGCGAATGAAAAAGCATTTTATTGGAAATGTTATCCGCTTTGAAAAGCAACCCGATCAAATGGAGCTTTTCGTAGACATCCCTCTCTTCGACCAAGAAAATGCGCCGTTGGAGATCCTAGTGGCACTAGATGAAGCAGACGTCGATAAAAACGTTAAACATAGACTTGATGCGTTCAACAATCTAGATGATGATTTAAAAAATGTTCTTAAAAAAAATGCGAGTATTAATATTGATGGTCAATTAAAGATTATTAAACTGATAGAAGACGATATCAAAAGTTATCGGTTTTTATTAAACTGGTCAGCTTATCCAACTTATGATCAAATTTTGGCAGTTATAGAATTGGCGTGGAATAATCTTTTAAAACCTGGTGAAAATAAAGCTGATATCAGAAGTCCTGCCCATCTAGCTGTACTGACTATAAAATATAGTAATCTGAAGTCTGTATCTGCATTAATTAATGACATCATTAATGATTCTTACTATGTGAGTCTTTATCCAGAGGAGCAGAAGAGAATAAATACAATGGCATTTTTTATATTAAATATTACCAGGCATTGGTTCGATTACAAATTGCCTAAGTGGATTTCAGTTATTTCTGATTTACAGGAATATGTATTAAAAAAGAATAATATGCCATTCGGTAACTATAGCTTTTTTGCAAGTTCCTTAGAACACACTTTTTTACCGGCAAGTCTTGCTGCATTAATGGAATATGATATTCCAGTGTCTGCAATTAATAAATTAAGAAGGTTTCTTAATGAAAACCTAAGTCCAGAAACCCTTATTAATCAGTGCAATCGTATGACAGATGAGGCTTTGAAAAGCCGTGGCCTCATCAACTATGAAATAAAAAAAATACGTAATGCTTTCTAG
- a CDS encoding HamA C-terminal domain-containing protein, whose amino-acid sequence MGFDQNKFRLQPLVDVIRNVIPEFALGYHCGEHVHLTEIIERLKEAAETVYMTDKYKTRGEFGELILHLLLRDFHNTIPLVSKIYFKDSHNVPAHGFDGVQISITDTDKKLWLGESKLYKSGSSGIKDLAKDITKHVNADYLRSEFSLISKKLPSNIPEIEYWRSLMDKHQRLDVIFSSIVIPMVCTYNSNLFNTHNENTSECFADFISEWNSLNDQFVKLKGDIKIEIILMLLPVPDKDILNTELDTRLKLMQKI is encoded by the coding sequence AGGATATCATTGCGGAGAACATGTACATCTTACAGAAATCATTGAAAGACTGAAAGAGGCTGCTGAAACTGTCTATATGACAGACAAGTACAAGACTAGAGGGGAGTTTGGTGAACTCATTTTACATCTCCTTCTGCGCGATTTTCATAATACAATCCCTTTGGTATCAAAAATCTATTTTAAAGATTCACACAATGTACCTGCACATGGATTCGACGGTGTTCAGATTAGCATCACTGATACCGACAAAAAACTATGGTTAGGTGAATCCAAACTTTATAAGTCCGGAAGCAGCGGGATAAAAGACCTTGCGAAGGACATCACAAAACATGTCAATGCAGATTATCTACGTAGTGAATTTAGCCTGATTTCAAAAAAATTACCAAGCAATATTCCAGAAATTGAGTATTGGCGAAGCTTAATGGATAAACATCAGAGACTTGATGTGATCTTTTCCAGTATAGTCATTCCAATGGTTTGCACATATAATAGCAACTTATTTAATACCCACAATGAAAACACCTCCGAATGTTTTGCTGACTTTATATCAGAGTGGAACTCGCTAAATGATCAATTTGTCAAGCTTAAAGGGGATATAAAGATTGAAATAATTCTGATGCTTTTGCCCGTCCCCGATAAAGATATTTTAAATACAGAACTTGATACACGACTGAAATTAATGCAAAAGATATGA